GAATGCATGCTGCCATCTCTTCGATCCAGATGGGGAAACCAGTCATAGCGCTTTCCTACAGCGTGAAATACGACGGTGTTCTCTCAAAGGGGATGGGAATTTCCCGATTTGTAATTGATGCTTGTGGTACTGAAAAATGGACGGATTGTAAAATCGCAAAGGAAGTAAGAGAAAGAATTGATTTTATTGAATCAGAATATCAAGCATTATGCGGCCTGATAGAAAAAAGGCGTAGAGAATGTGAGGAAAGGGCTTTTCAACAGGTCAGTGAGATTGCCTCTATAATTTCTGGTTTAAAGAGAAGTTCACTGGAAAAGAGGAAAAGACTGTCATGAACCTAAAAATCAGCGTCATCATCCCGGCATATAATGCGGAAAAAACACTCAGGAGATGCCTTGACAGCGTCTTTGCTTCGGATTTCCATGAATCCATGGAGGTTATCCTGGTCAACGACGGTTCAAAGGATGGTACTCTTCAGGTAGCTGAAGAGTACAACAAATATCCAAATTTCGTTCTTATCGACCAGCCCAATGGAGGGGTAGCACTCGCTCGGTGGACCGGCATCAGCGCCAGCAGAGGAGAGTACCTTGGTTTCGTCGATGCTGATGACTACATTGCTCCCGATATGATATCGAAAATGTACGGGAGAGCGATGGAAACAGGAGCAGAAATAGTAATTTGCGGGGTGTATAAGGTGCGGGGAGGAGAAGCATATCCTCTCCTAACGTACGAAGGACTTGGAGTAGAAGAAAGTCAAGAGGCTATAGTGAGAACTATAATTCGCAATAGGAATGGTTCTTTATGTAATAAAGTGATATTAAGAGACTTAATTCAATATGAGGATTGTAATGCAACGAAAAACCTAGAATACGGTGAAGATTTGCTGCTTCTTTTTTTTGCATTGAGAAAAGCAAAAAAGGTTGCTTTCGTTGTTCAGAATCTTTACTATTATGTTGATAATCCAAATTCAGTCACACGTAACCCATCTTTGAAGGCTTTACAAGATTGTTTATTTGTTTATACTTATATTTATAATGCCTTTGCAGAATCTGCCAATAATCAATGGAAACGTTCCTCTCTTGATTTCTATTTTATGGGGTTGACAAACGCCTTGCGTCACATAAACAGAATTGCTTCATCAGACGAAATAGAGGAAGTGAAAAAAGAAGCAATTGATAAAATATGTCAAGTTAGTTTAATGCGAATAATAAAAAATAAAAACAAAAGAATTCTACTTGACTATATCTTAGTAAAATCTCGTGCTTTCGGTATTCTTTATTCAATATGGGAGGGTAAATTTTTCCAAAATCTAAGGAAACTCTGAAAAAGTCTCGGGCAAATTCCCCTTCAACTCTGTAAAATAGCGCTAATGAAAGGTTTCTTACCCCAGAAAATACGGGGAGATGAAGATCGATGAACCGCCAGCCAGAAAACGCTCGCGAACGCCTCCACTTCCACGGGATTGCTCGTCCGTATGTGCACCCAGTGCACCGCAGGGAAGTTGTAGAAAGCCAGGAGTTCCTCCCGGTCTTTGGTCAGGCAGTCAATCGCCTTGGGGTATTTTGGCCCCGTATTTGGCCGCTGCCCTGTCGAAGGCTTTCCTCGCTTCTTCCTTCGTCTCGGCCATCCAGATCTCGTGAAGGTCCGCCTTCATCTTGCCCTGGTGGGTACACCGGAGTAAATTGAGCCACCGTTCCGATGAAGTGGAGCCGGTGTTCCGACCAAACTGAGCCGGCCTTCCGACGGGAAAGCCATATTCAGAACCTTCTCATAAGATGGATGAACGCGTTGCATCTTGGACGTGAATCCATCTACAGGAGGTAGTCATGACAGACTATCGGGAGATACTTCGGCTGAACCATCAGGGAATAAGCGGCAGAGACATCGCGAAAAGCTGCGGATGCTCGCGCAACACCGTGGCGAGAGTGCTCGGCAAGGCTCGGGAGCACGGGATGACGTGGCAGAGTGCCGAGGAAAAGACCAACGGAGACCTCCGGGACCTCTTTTTCCCCGGTGTTCCGGCGCCGTTTTCCCGCACCAGGCCCGACTACGAGTACATCCACAGGGAGATGGGCAAAAGCGGTGTGACGCTCACGCTCCTGTGGCAGGAGTACTGCGAGAAGTGCCGAACAAACGGCGACATTCCCCTCATGTACTCCCAGTTCTGCCTGTGCTACCAGAAATACGCACAGAGCGCGGAAGCCACCATGAGACTGGTCCGCAGACCTGGAGAAAGCGCCGAAGTGGACTGGGCGGGGCAAAAGGCCCTCTGGCTTGACCCGGATACGGGAGACCGAATGGAAGCGCCGGTATGTATTCGTCGGTGTACTCTCCAGCAGCCGGTACGCGTACGTGGAGGCCTTCTCCGACCAGGACCAGGAGAGCCGGCTGACCGCGCACGTGAACATGTTCCGGTACTTCGGCGGCGTGCCCCGCATCCT
This window of the Aminivibrio pyruvatiphilus genome carries:
- a CDS encoding glycosyltransferase family 2 protein; translated protein: MNLKISVIIPAYNAEKTLRRCLDSVFASDFHESMEVILVNDGSKDGTLQVAEEYNKYPNFVLIDQPNGGVALARWTGISASRGEYLGFVDADDYIAPDMISKMYGRAMETGAEIVICGVYKVRGGEAYPLLTYEGLGVEESQEAIVRTIIRNRNGSLCNKVILRDLIQYEDCNATKNLEYGEDLLLLFFALRKAKKVAFVVQNLYYYVDNPNSVTRNPSLKALQDCLFVYTYIYNAFAESANNQWKRSSLDFYFMGLTNALRHINRIASSDEIEEVKKEAIDKICQVSLMRIIKNKNKRILLDYILVKSRAFGILYSIWEGKFFQNLRKL